In one window of Scylla paramamosain isolate STU-SP2022 chromosome 36, ASM3559412v1, whole genome shotgun sequence DNA:
- the LOC135091039 gene encoding uncharacterized protein LOC135091039 isoform X2: MSAAAPRSCLKPPPRNPWVAEDGGESSTSSSQHQQQQQQQQQQQTNHQQQNNQQQQQQQQQVALSEAQRPHEALAHQYATPYQPGATHPAVRPALSAAPGHSSAHSVSGHPVVSVARAGHSVHGVVHSHTAHSLHAHAHARPLPNAAHSVHSVPGSLQQPWVDPQLLWSTPALPGVGGVPGGVFTVGGGGTEGSCPVLPPGMYGQTHALHAMHHLPPQGGGSSGQTSTTGGGWSHPPPGTAHQNSGLSGWGVGVRATGGVVEGSRCEMCHYYCFRAAQAVFVAGIVTGFSLLVAGGVFHRQHVEHLQVLVYIGAMVSLVCVVLLVIFCAMNKDHRTRRGGALRFSGPQVVVGDPEAVPLRAIDAANPVVVPSEASHGARTAESGSSMDMLHQSNHSSCLVGPPTSHACLAAQGTQPLCYAGAPAHPAAPGMVGVAAANHAPQNSSEAAHHVQQGRQRVEEDFEASQRYNRIWKQPNKSSSEAASKL; this comes from the exons ATGTCCGCCGCTGCACCTCGCTCCTGCCTCAAGCCGCCCCCTAG GAACCCGTGGGTGGCTGAGGACGGCGGCGAGAGCAGCACTTCCTCTagtcagcatcagcagcagcagcagcaacaacaacaacagcagacgAACCATCAGCAGCAGAAcaatcaacagcagcagcagcagcagcagcaggtggcgCTCAGCGAGGCGCAGCGACCCCATGAGGCGCTGGCCCACCAGTACGCGACGCCCTACCAGCCCGGGGCGACACACCCAGCGGTGCGCCCCGCCCTCAGCGCCGCCCCGGGCCACAGCAGCGCCCACAGCGTCAGCGGGCACCCGGTAGTGAGCGTGGCCAGGGCGGGACACTCCGTCCACGGCGTGGTGCACTCTCACACCGCCCACTCCttgcacgcccacgcccacgccaggCCGCTGCCCAATGCCGCCCACTCCGTGCACTCCGTGCCGGGCTCGCTGCAGCAGCCCTGGGTGGACCCGCAGCTGCTGTGGAGCACCCCCGCACTGCCGGGCGTGGGCGGCGTGCCCGGGGGTGTGTTCACGGTGGGGGGTGGCGGCACGGAGGGGTCGTGCCCCGTGCTGCCGCCAGGCATGTACGGCCAGACCCACGCTCTGCACGCAATGCACCACCTGCCCCCCCAGg GTGGAGGTTCCAGCGGGCAGACTTCCACTACAGGAGGAGGCTGGAGTCACCCCCCGCCAGGCACAGCACACCAGAaca GCGGACTGTCTGGCTGGGGCGTGGGCGTGCGGGCGACGGGCGGGGTGGTGGAAGGCTCCCGCTGTGAGAtgtgccactactactgcttcagGGCGGCGCAGGCGGTGTTTGTGGCGGGCATCGTGACAGGCTTCTCCCTCCTGGTGGCCGGCGGCGTCTTCCACAGGCAGCACGTGGAGCACCTGCAG GTGCTGGTGTACATCGGCGCCATGGTGTCcctggtgtgtgtggtgcttctgGTGATATTTTGTGCCATGAACAAGGACCACAGGACTAGACGGGGCGGTGCGTTGCGTTTCTCGGGGCCGCAGGTTGTGGTGGGGGACCCTGAGGCCGTGCCCCTCAGGGCCATAGACGCCGCCAACCCCGTGGTGGTGCCCAGCGAGGCGTCCCACGGGGCCAGGACGGCGGAGAGCGGCTCAAGCATGGACATGTTGCACCAGAGCAACCACAGCTCGTGCCTGGTTGGCCCCCCTACAAGCCACGCCTGCCTCGCCGCGCAGGGCACCCAGCCGCTGTGCTACGCCGGCGCGCCCGCACACCCCGCGGCGCCGGGCATGGTGGGCGTGGCCGCCGCCAACCACGCACCACAGAACTCCTCAGAGGCGGCGCATCACGTGCAGCAGGGCAGGCAGAG GGTCGAGGAGGACTTCGAAGCCAGCCAGCGGTACAACAGAATCTGGAAGCAGCCTAACAAGTCGTCTTCAGAAGCTGCCTCCAAGTTGTGA
- the LOC135091039 gene encoding uncharacterized protein LOC135091039 isoform X1: MSAAAPRSCLKPPPRNPWVAEDGGESSTSSSQHQQQQQQQQQQQTNHQQQNNQQQQQQQQQVALSEAQRPHEALAHQYATPYQPGATHPAVRPALSAAPGHSSAHSVSGHPVVSVARAGHSVHGVVHSHTAHSLHAHAHARPLPNAAHSVHSVPGSLQQPWVDPQLLWSTPALPGVGGVPGGVFTVGGGGTEGSCPVLPPGMYGQTHALHAMHHLPPQGGGSSGQTSTTGGGWSHPPPGTAHQNSGAGGLSGWGVGVRATGGVVEGSRCEMCHYYCFRAAQAVFVAGIVTGFSLLVAGGVFHRQHVEHLQVLVYIGAMVSLVCVVLLVIFCAMNKDHRTRRGGALRFSGPQVVVGDPEAVPLRAIDAANPVVVPSEASHGARTAESGSSMDMLHQSNHSSCLVGPPTSHACLAAQGTQPLCYAGAPAHPAAPGMVGVAAANHAPQNSSEAAHHVQQGRQRVEEDFEASQRYNRIWKQPNKSSSEAASKL, from the exons ATGTCCGCCGCTGCACCTCGCTCCTGCCTCAAGCCGCCCCCTAG GAACCCGTGGGTGGCTGAGGACGGCGGCGAGAGCAGCACTTCCTCTagtcagcatcagcagcagcagcagcaacaacaacaacagcagacgAACCATCAGCAGCAGAAcaatcaacagcagcagcagcagcagcagcaggtggcgCTCAGCGAGGCGCAGCGACCCCATGAGGCGCTGGCCCACCAGTACGCGACGCCCTACCAGCCCGGGGCGACACACCCAGCGGTGCGCCCCGCCCTCAGCGCCGCCCCGGGCCACAGCAGCGCCCACAGCGTCAGCGGGCACCCGGTAGTGAGCGTGGCCAGGGCGGGACACTCCGTCCACGGCGTGGTGCACTCTCACACCGCCCACTCCttgcacgcccacgcccacgccaggCCGCTGCCCAATGCCGCCCACTCCGTGCACTCCGTGCCGGGCTCGCTGCAGCAGCCCTGGGTGGACCCGCAGCTGCTGTGGAGCACCCCCGCACTGCCGGGCGTGGGCGGCGTGCCCGGGGGTGTGTTCACGGTGGGGGGTGGCGGCACGGAGGGGTCGTGCCCCGTGCTGCCGCCAGGCATGTACGGCCAGACCCACGCTCTGCACGCAATGCACCACCTGCCCCCCCAGg GTGGAGGTTCCAGCGGGCAGACTTCCACTACAGGAGGAGGCTGGAGTCACCCCCCGCCAGGCACAGCACACCAGAacagt GGTGCAGGCGGACTGTCTGGCTGGGGCGTGGGCGTGCGGGCGACGGGCGGGGTGGTGGAAGGCTCCCGCTGTGAGAtgtgccactactactgcttcagGGCGGCGCAGGCGGTGTTTGTGGCGGGCATCGTGACAGGCTTCTCCCTCCTGGTGGCCGGCGGCGTCTTCCACAGGCAGCACGTGGAGCACCTGCAG GTGCTGGTGTACATCGGCGCCATGGTGTCcctggtgtgtgtggtgcttctgGTGATATTTTGTGCCATGAACAAGGACCACAGGACTAGACGGGGCGGTGCGTTGCGTTTCTCGGGGCCGCAGGTTGTGGTGGGGGACCCTGAGGCCGTGCCCCTCAGGGCCATAGACGCCGCCAACCCCGTGGTGGTGCCCAGCGAGGCGTCCCACGGGGCCAGGACGGCGGAGAGCGGCTCAAGCATGGACATGTTGCACCAGAGCAACCACAGCTCGTGCCTGGTTGGCCCCCCTACAAGCCACGCCTGCCTCGCCGCGCAGGGCACCCAGCCGCTGTGCTACGCCGGCGCGCCCGCACACCCCGCGGCGCCGGGCATGGTGGGCGTGGCCGCCGCCAACCACGCACCACAGAACTCCTCAGAGGCGGCGCATCACGTGCAGCAGGGCAGGCAGAG GGTCGAGGAGGACTTCGAAGCCAGCCAGCGGTACAACAGAATCTGGAAGCAGCCTAACAAGTCGTCTTCAGAAGCTGCCTCCAAGTTGTGA